The proteins below come from a single Pseudarthrobacter sp. SSS035 genomic window:
- a CDS encoding diguanylate cyclase, producing MKVLVADDDPGSLLVARAAVELYGHDCLTAADGDEAWALYLEHQPDVVVTDWMMPGMDGLALCRAIRARGADLYTYIVLLTSQGSRDDVLAGLAAGADDYVTKPLDPFVLHARLLVALRVTTLHADLAHYRKVLSQQARTDPLTGLHNRLKLSEDLEQLHARSQRYTEGYCVAMCDVDNFKSYNDIYGHQAGDLALRAVAEALVGSARKSDGVYRYGGEEFLLVLPNQSQLSAKAFMERALNTVRGLQIVHSGDPLGQLTLSAGISAFTSEHRADADTLLGEADAALYAAKAAGRNRVELAL from the coding sequence GTGAAAGTCCTGGTGGCGGATGACGATCCGGGCTCGCTCCTGGTGGCCCGCGCCGCCGTCGAACTCTACGGGCATGACTGCCTGACGGCGGCGGACGGTGACGAGGCGTGGGCGCTCTACCTGGAACACCAGCCCGATGTTGTGGTCACGGACTGGATGATGCCGGGGATGGACGGGCTGGCGCTGTGCCGGGCCATCCGGGCGCGCGGGGCGGACCTGTACACGTACATCGTGCTGCTCACGTCGCAGGGCTCGCGGGACGATGTGCTCGCCGGGCTCGCGGCCGGGGCGGACGACTACGTCACCAAGCCGCTGGACCCGTTTGTCCTGCATGCGCGGCTGCTGGTGGCGCTGCGGGTGACCACGTTGCACGCGGACCTGGCGCACTACCGGAAGGTGCTCTCGCAGCAGGCGCGGACCGATCCGCTCACCGGCTTGCACAACCGGCTCAAGCTCTCCGAGGACCTTGAGCAGCTGCATGCGCGCAGCCAGCGGTACACGGAGGGGTATTGCGTGGCCATGTGCGATGTGGACAACTTCAAGAGTTACAACGACATCTACGGGCACCAGGCGGGCGATCTCGCGCTGCGGGCCGTGGCGGAGGCGCTGGTGGGCTCGGCGCGCAAGAGCGACGGCGTGTACCGGTACGGCGGCGAGGAATTCCTGCTGGTCCTGCCGAACCAGTCCCAGCTGAGCGCCAAGGCATTTATGGAGCGGGCGCTGAATACCGTGCGCGGGCTGCAGATTGTCCACTCCGGGGATCCGCTGGGGCAGTTGACGCTGAGCGCCGGGATTTCCGCCTTCACTTCCGAGCACCGTGCCGACGCCGACACCCTCCTGGGTGAAGCTGATGCCGCCCTCTACGCCGCGAAGGCGGCCGGCCGGAACCGAGTGGAGCTGGCGCTGTAG
- a CDS encoding dihydrofolate reductase family protein: MRKVTSGLFHSVDGVVSDPFLWQFDSFDDDLGKALTRMMESVDTVLLGRVSYQEWAGYWPTASVDEDFAGFINPVEKFVASRTLTEPLEWQNSHLIEGPLEDFVAGLKERDGGEIAVTGSISVVRQLLFAGLLDELTLITHPVVAGSGRKLFQDGDPVTRLGLKDQYRTTKGNVVSTYGLLGE, from the coding sequence ATGCGCAAAGTTACGTCCGGCCTGTTCCACTCCGTTGACGGCGTGGTCTCAGACCCGTTCCTCTGGCAATTCGACAGCTTCGACGACGACCTCGGCAAGGCCCTTACCCGCATGATGGAAAGCGTGGACACCGTGCTGCTTGGCCGGGTGAGCTACCAGGAATGGGCTGGGTACTGGCCCACAGCGTCCGTGGACGAGGACTTCGCCGGCTTCATCAACCCGGTGGAGAAGTTCGTGGCCTCCCGGACGCTGACGGAACCGCTTGAGTGGCAGAACTCCCACCTGATCGAGGGACCGCTGGAGGACTTCGTGGCCGGCCTGAAGGAGCGCGACGGTGGCGAGATCGCCGTCACTGGCAGCATTTCCGTGGTGCGGCAATTGCTGTTCGCCGGGCTGCTGGATGAGCTGACCCTGATCACCCACCCCGTGGTGGCCGGCAGCGGCAGGAAGCTGTTCCAGGACGGCGACCCCGTGACGCGGCTCGGCCTGAAGGATCAGTACCGGACCACGAAGGGCAACGTCGTCAGCACCTACGGGCTGTTGGGCGAATAA
- a CDS encoding BTAD domain-containing putative transcriptional regulator — MGALWIRTLGPLEVVADGAPVIVGSGKLRIVLECLALRANSVVSTDFLAEAVWDGRPPAQPVPQLQVYVANLRRLLQPDRSKGIAAQRLASRPGGYLLTAAEDELDLLQFREHVTAGELAVQAGDLAGGTEFLRQAVELFKGAAFPDLADVELLRPDLDALEEARLDAHQDLIDVDLALGRHGTLVGELQQLVSRHPYRERLWASLVLALYRSDRQADALAACREARSTFVEELGIAPGTRLQELETLVLRQDGSLAAPAADGHRRIRQRLDNLPAELTPMVGREAELGEVCSLYRSEGCRLLTVTGPGGTGKTRLALAAAARLRERMADGVGWVNLAPLTQVQQVPGAIAAALGLEDWGGEDPLKVASRFLRSRRLLLVLDNFEHLEGAWPVVLDMLTAAPDLLILATSRRRLGLRAEYEYELAPLALPPLEMPLPPRLLREVPAVKLLLARGRAVRPHFDVDDGNAAVLTRLCHRLDGLPLAIELAAAQLRHRSEGALLEDLEVSLAALPAAFRDLPARQRTLTATIAWSYELLGGAERELFDQLGVFAADPTLAAVSSICRVPADTEPVREGLQTDDLLTALARHSLLRRYTDPSGQSRASTLDSIREFARDRLCVLDNPATVRRRHAEYYLGLAEAVGPRLWGHDQVEAFRLLQSDALDLRAALLWAAGPDGSTELALRFIGQLWHFWQLTEDVTEQCGIALRLIEQASDVRLDLQGPAFSGTATFCWMTGSNGMAKRLHQRALEAFRLAGNEEGVAWSLSCLAVQAMQDDDFGAGQQFAEAAVRSPNASPRIKAAALTNLGLASFYAGDYTQAIDSCQRSLELARPLGDRWLLGIALVNLADSTRQAGDVNAAERLLNEAVRSVVELGAETNIATFLESLADVYVEQGRHERAIRVLAAVHAYRGDRGLVLSAPEQRRVEGIISRARSQAGPIPFGLSWARGQSMTLTQVVQEVL; from the coding sequence ATGGGCGCACTGTGGATCAGGACCTTGGGCCCGCTGGAAGTCGTTGCCGACGGGGCGCCGGTCATTGTGGGCAGCGGGAAGCTGCGGATCGTCCTGGAATGCCTGGCCCTGCGGGCAAACTCGGTGGTCTCCACTGACTTTCTTGCCGAAGCCGTCTGGGACGGCCGCCCGCCCGCGCAGCCGGTCCCGCAGCTGCAGGTGTACGTCGCCAACCTGCGACGTCTGCTCCAACCGGACCGGTCTAAGGGGATTGCTGCCCAACGGCTGGCCAGCAGGCCGGGCGGCTACCTGCTGACAGCCGCCGAGGACGAGCTCGACCTGCTGCAGTTTCGCGAACACGTCACCGCCGGTGAACTGGCGGTGCAGGCAGGGGATCTGGCCGGAGGCACCGAATTTCTGCGCCAGGCTGTAGAGCTCTTCAAAGGGGCCGCCTTTCCGGACCTTGCCGACGTCGAGCTTCTGCGCCCGGACCTGGACGCACTGGAGGAAGCCCGGCTGGACGCGCACCAGGACCTCATCGACGTCGACCTTGCCCTGGGCCGGCACGGCACGTTGGTGGGGGAGCTGCAGCAGCTGGTGTCCCGGCATCCATACCGGGAACGGCTGTGGGCTTCGCTCGTGCTCGCCTTGTACCGTTCCGACCGGCAGGCGGATGCTTTGGCTGCGTGCAGAGAAGCGCGGAGCACCTTCGTCGAGGAGCTGGGTATTGCGCCCGGTACGCGCCTGCAGGAACTGGAAACGCTGGTGCTGCGGCAGGATGGGTCGCTCGCTGCCCCCGCCGCCGACGGGCACCGCAGGATCAGGCAACGGCTGGACAACCTGCCGGCCGAACTTACGCCGATGGTTGGCCGGGAAGCAGAGCTGGGGGAGGTCTGCTCCCTGTACCGCTCGGAGGGCTGCCGGCTGTTGACGGTCACCGGTCCGGGCGGCACGGGAAAGACCCGCCTCGCGTTGGCGGCCGCCGCCCGGCTCCGTGAGCGGATGGCCGACGGCGTGGGCTGGGTTAATCTGGCCCCGCTCACCCAGGTGCAGCAAGTTCCAGGCGCCATCGCCGCGGCTCTTGGCCTGGAGGACTGGGGCGGTGAAGATCCGTTGAAGGTCGCGTCCCGCTTCCTGCGTAGCCGCCGGCTGCTGTTGGTCCTGGACAACTTCGAGCATCTGGAGGGGGCCTGGCCGGTGGTGCTGGATATGCTCACCGCAGCCCCCGACCTCCTGATCCTAGCCACCAGCCGGAGACGCCTCGGGCTGCGCGCAGAGTACGAATATGAGCTCGCGCCACTGGCCCTGCCACCGCTCGAGATGCCCCTGCCTCCGCGGCTGTTACGGGAGGTTCCGGCCGTGAAACTGCTCCTGGCCCGCGGCCGGGCGGTCCGTCCGCATTTCGACGTCGACGATGGCAACGCGGCCGTGCTCACCCGGCTGTGCCACCGACTGGACGGCCTGCCGCTGGCCATCGAGCTGGCGGCCGCGCAGTTGCGGCACCGCAGCGAGGGTGCCCTCCTCGAGGACCTTGAGGTTAGCCTCGCCGCGTTGCCTGCAGCGTTCCGCGACCTTCCGGCCCGCCAGCGGACGCTGACGGCCACGATCGCGTGGAGCTACGAACTGCTGGGCGGGGCGGAGCGAGAGCTTTTCGACCAGCTCGGCGTCTTCGCAGCGGACCCGACATTGGCGGCGGTCAGCAGCATCTGTAGGGTGCCGGCAGATACGGAGCCTGTGCGCGAAGGCTTACAGACGGATGACCTGCTGACCGCGCTCGCACGGCACAGCCTGCTGCGTCGCTACACGGATCCCTCAGGACAAAGCCGGGCGTCGACGCTGGATTCGATCCGCGAGTTTGCCCGCGACCGGCTGTGCGTGCTCGACAACCCTGCGACGGTTCGACGGCGGCACGCCGAGTACTACCTCGGCCTCGCCGAGGCCGTCGGCCCCCGGTTGTGGGGGCACGACCAAGTGGAAGCCTTCCGGCTGTTGCAGTCCGATGCCCTCGACCTCCGAGCGGCGTTGCTGTGGGCGGCCGGTCCGGATGGTTCAACGGAACTGGCACTCAGGTTTATCGGGCAGCTTTGGCATTTTTGGCAGCTAACAGAAGACGTGACGGAGCAGTGCGGGATCGCTCTAAGGCTGATTGAGCAGGCTTCGGATGTTCGCTTGGACCTCCAGGGCCCCGCATTCAGTGGAACTGCCACCTTCTGCTGGATGACCGGCAGTAATGGAATGGCGAAGCGGCTCCATCAGCGAGCTCTGGAAGCCTTCCGACTCGCCGGTAACGAAGAAGGTGTCGCCTGGAGCCTGTCGTGCCTGGCAGTTCAGGCCATGCAAGATGACGACTTTGGGGCGGGACAGCAATTTGCGGAAGCGGCCGTACGGTCACCCAACGCCAGCCCACGAATCAAGGCGGCTGCCCTCACCAACCTTGGTCTGGCTTCGTTCTATGCCGGCGACTACACACAGGCAATTGATTCCTGCCAACGGAGCCTTGAGCTTGCGCGGCCACTTGGGGACAGATGGCTGCTTGGCATAGCGCTGGTTAATCTGGCCGACAGCACCCGTCAGGCTGGAGACGTCAACGCTGCGGAGCGGCTCTTGAACGAGGCAGTACGTTCTGTCGTCGAGCTTGGTGCAGAGACCAACATTGCGACGTTCCTTGAATCACTTGCAGACGTCTACGTTGAGCAGGGCCGTCATGAGCGGGCGATCCGAGTTCTGGCTGCCGTCCACGCCTACCGTGGAGACCGTGGGCTGGTGCTCAGCGCTCCGGAACAGCGTCGAGTGGAAGGGATCATCAGCCGCGCCCGATCTCAGGCCGGCCCCATCCCGTTCGGTCTCTCTTGGGCGCGAGGCCAGTCGATGACTCTGACTCAAGTCGTCCAGGAAGTTCTTTAG
- a CDS encoding PLP-dependent aminotransferase family protein has product MNNDSSSRIVAHLKKWISSAAPGAKLPSTRSLVAEYQASPVTVQKALQTLTAQGLIESRPGVGTFVRAVRSARPSDYGWQTAALRSPLAPPPPASSTMRNVANDAISFHSGYPDRELLPERLVRAAIARAARGDAALFRPPAAGMPELQSWFAHELGASTPAGTTPPNPSDVVVLPGSQSGLSSIFSALAGRGQPLLMESPSYWGAILAAAQAGVRVVPVPSGPDGPDPAELARAFEESGARLFYAQPNYANPTGAQWSAERREQVLDVVRAKGAFLVEDDWAHDFGITSNPVPVASRDDSGHVVYLRSLTKSVSPSIRVAAVIARGPARERILADRAAESMYVSGLLQAAALDVVTQPGWQTHLRSLRHQLESRRDLLVTSLRQHAPQAHIEQVPKGGLNLWARLPDGTDLERLTRDCEAAGVIIAGGNEWFPAEPAGPFIRLNYSGANPGAFPEGARIIGQAIERNGA; this is encoded by the coding sequence ATGAACAACGATAGCAGTTCCAGGATTGTGGCGCACCTGAAGAAATGGATTTCTTCGGCCGCGCCCGGTGCCAAGCTGCCGTCCACGCGGTCGCTGGTGGCCGAGTACCAGGCCAGTCCCGTCACGGTGCAGAAGGCGCTGCAGACGCTCACGGCACAGGGACTGATCGAGAGCCGGCCCGGCGTCGGGACCTTCGTGCGCGCCGTCCGGAGCGCCCGTCCCTCCGACTACGGCTGGCAGACGGCGGCCCTCCGTTCCCCGCTGGCGCCCCCGCCCCCGGCCTCCAGCACCATGCGCAACGTGGCCAACGATGCCATCTCCTTCCATTCCGGCTACCCGGACCGCGAACTCCTGCCCGAGCGGCTGGTGCGGGCCGCTATTGCCCGGGCAGCCCGCGGTGACGCTGCCTTGTTCCGTCCGCCCGCGGCCGGAATGCCCGAACTTCAGTCGTGGTTCGCGCACGAACTCGGTGCCTCCACGCCGGCCGGGACCACTCCGCCGAACCCGAGTGACGTCGTCGTACTCCCCGGAAGCCAAAGCGGGCTGAGCTCCATCTTCAGCGCGCTCGCCGGCCGCGGACAGCCGCTGCTGATGGAATCGCCGTCCTACTGGGGCGCCATCCTGGCCGCAGCGCAGGCCGGCGTGCGCGTTGTCCCGGTGCCCAGCGGACCGGACGGACCGGACCCGGCGGAGCTGGCCCGCGCCTTTGAGGAGTCCGGCGCGCGGCTGTTCTATGCGCAGCCCAACTACGCCAACCCCACGGGCGCGCAGTGGTCTGCCGAACGGCGTGAACAGGTCCTGGACGTGGTCCGCGCGAAGGGGGCGTTCCTTGTGGAGGACGACTGGGCGCACGATTTCGGCATCACCTCCAACCCCGTGCCCGTCGCCTCCCGCGACGACTCCGGCCATGTGGTCTACCTGCGCTCGCTGACCAAGAGCGTGTCACCGTCCATCCGCGTCGCCGCGGTCATCGCGCGCGGCCCGGCGCGGGAGCGCATCCTGGCGGACCGGGCAGCCGAATCGATGTACGTCAGCGGGCTGCTCCAGGCGGCAGCGCTCGACGTCGTCACGCAGCCCGGGTGGCAGACGCACCTTCGCAGCCTCCGCCACCAGCTCGAGTCCCGCCGGGACCTGCTGGTCACCAGCCTGCGCCAGCACGCCCCGCAGGCTCATATCGAGCAGGTGCCCAAGGGCGGCCTGAACCTGTGGGCGCGGCTGCCCGACGGGACGGACCTGGAGCGGCTGACCCGCGACTGTGAAGCCGCCGGGGTGATCATCGCCGGCGGCAACGAATGGTTCCCGGCCGAGCCGGCGGGGCCGTTCATCCGGCTCAACTACTCGGGGGCGAATCCGGGCGCCTTTCCGGAGGGCGCCCGGATTATCGGCCAGGCGATAGAGCGGAACGGGGCGTAG
- a CDS encoding DMT family transporter: protein MRVNSSATTLLPPVIPSRQPIGLWWGLAGVAAFSFTVPFTKVAVESLSPLFIGSGRAVVAAILAAFALALTRQRLPRGTQWVRLAVVAGGIVVGFPLLTSFALTTTPASHGAVVIALLPAATAVAAVLRGRERPRLAFWLITGVGALAAIAFASMQSGGFGQLQSADLLLLGAVVAAAIGYAEGGLLARELGSWQTVSWALVLASPLMVFLVAVSVAQQPPSGTPVQWMAFAYLGVVSMFLGFFAWYRGLAIGPMAQVSQIQLVQPVLSICWAGLLLGESLTWSTIVGGLAVILCAGAAVRVRLKPAPPQPAVRQPAEPLATKHLETVKD from the coding sequence ATGAGAGTCAATAGTAGCGCTACTACGCTTTTACCGCCAGTGATACCGTCCCGCCAGCCCATCGGACTCTGGTGGGGTCTCGCGGGAGTAGCGGCCTTCTCCTTCACGGTTCCTTTCACGAAGGTGGCCGTCGAGTCCCTGTCCCCGCTGTTTATCGGCTCAGGCCGTGCGGTGGTAGCCGCCATCCTCGCCGCCTTCGCGCTCGCCCTCACCCGGCAGCGGCTCCCCCGCGGCACGCAGTGGGTCCGCCTCGCGGTGGTGGCCGGCGGCATCGTCGTCGGGTTTCCCCTGCTTACCTCCTTCGCACTCACCACCACACCGGCCAGTCACGGCGCCGTAGTGATCGCCCTGTTGCCCGCCGCGACGGCAGTGGCTGCAGTTCTTCGGGGGCGCGAGCGTCCACGCCTGGCATTCTGGCTCATCACCGGCGTAGGGGCGTTGGCGGCCATCGCCTTCGCCTCCATGCAGTCCGGCGGATTCGGGCAGCTGCAGTCGGCGGACCTGCTGCTCCTGGGCGCGGTGGTGGCCGCGGCCATCGGCTATGCGGAAGGCGGCCTGCTGGCCCGCGAGCTGGGCTCCTGGCAGACCGTGTCGTGGGCGCTCGTGCTGGCGTCGCCGCTGATGGTGTTCCTGGTGGCCGTGTCCGTGGCGCAGCAGCCGCCGTCGGGTACACCGGTCCAGTGGATGGCCTTTGCGTACCTCGGCGTGGTCAGCATGTTCCTGGGCTTCTTCGCCTGGTACCGCGGCCTTGCCATCGGCCCCATGGCGCAGGTCAGCCAGATCCAGCTTGTCCAGCCCGTGCTGAGCATCTGCTGGGCGGGCCTCCTGCTCGGTGAGTCGCTGACGTGGAGCACCATTGTGGGCGGCCTGGCCGTCATCCTCTGCGCGGGCGCCGCGGTCCGGGTCCGGCTGAAGCCGGCGCCCCCTCAGCCCGCCGTCCGCCAGCCTGCCGAACCTCTCGCGACAAAGCACCTCGAGACCGTAAAGGATTAG
- a CDS encoding FMN-binding negative transcriptional regulator: MYTPAHFEAGPDAIRELLTRPGAANLVTTTSGGLLASLLPFVYDPSVGEHGALHTHVARNNPQWSEPAIGESLMIVQGADAYISPSWYASKAEHGRVVPTWNYSTAHVYGQLVIHDDPAWLAGQVRRLTDVNEADFEHPWSVVDAPERYISGQLRAIVGIELVITRIEAKTKLSQNRSAADVDGVVAGLSARGATESAADVEQARPRIT, from the coding sequence ATGTACACGCCAGCCCATTTTGAAGCCGGCCCCGACGCCATCCGGGAACTGCTGACCCGGCCGGGCGCAGCGAACCTGGTCACTACGACGTCAGGAGGCCTGCTCGCCTCGCTGCTGCCGTTCGTCTACGACCCCTCGGTGGGCGAACACGGAGCCCTGCACACGCACGTCGCCAGGAACAACCCCCAGTGGTCCGAACCGGCCATCGGGGAATCACTCATGATCGTCCAGGGCGCGGACGCCTACATTTCGCCGTCCTGGTATGCGTCCAAGGCCGAGCACGGCCGCGTTGTGCCCACGTGGAACTACTCCACGGCGCACGTGTACGGCCAACTCGTGATCCATGACGACCCGGCCTGGCTCGCCGGCCAGGTCAGGCGGCTGACCGACGTCAACGAAGCGGACTTCGAGCACCCGTGGAGCGTCGTTGACGCGCCGGAACGCTACATTTCGGGTCAGCTGCGCGCCATTGTGGGCATCGAACTGGTCATCACCAGGATCGAGGCGAAGACCAAGCTGAGCCAGAACCGGTCCGCGGCGGACGTCGACGGCGTCGTGGCCGGGCTCAGCGCCCGCGGCGCGACGGAAAGCGCCGCCGACGTCGAGCAAGCCCGACCCCGCATCACCTAG
- a CDS encoding SDR family NAD(P)-dependent oxidoreductase, whose product MTQRTIVITGASDGIGAAAARTLTQAGDRVVVVGRSEEKTQAIAKELNADYFVSDFAELDQVRTLAAQLRDDYDRIDVLANNAGGIMGKHQLTVDGNESTFQINHLAPFLLTTELMDVLTASNAKVINTASAANGFGKMDLFDLKSEHTYSTNRAYGTAKLANILFTSELHRRFGDQGITTAAFHPGVVRTNFAAESTSPMRHAYKTLLNRFMLTPDQGADTLLWLSNGTAGTDWISGAYYAKRALAKANAQAYDAELAQGLWAASEALVAR is encoded by the coding sequence TTGACCCAACGCACCATTGTGATCACCGGCGCCAGCGACGGCATTGGCGCGGCAGCCGCGCGGACGCTGACGCAGGCAGGCGACCGGGTGGTCGTCGTCGGCCGTTCCGAGGAGAAGACGCAGGCCATCGCCAAGGAACTCAACGCCGACTACTTCGTCAGCGACTTCGCCGAGCTGGACCAGGTCCGCACGCTCGCCGCGCAGCTGAGGGACGACTACGACCGGATCGATGTCCTGGCCAACAACGCCGGCGGCATCATGGGCAAACACCAGCTCACCGTGGACGGCAACGAGTCCACCTTCCAGATCAACCACCTGGCGCCGTTCCTGCTCACCACCGAGCTGATGGACGTGCTCACCGCCAGCAACGCCAAGGTCATCAACACCGCCAGCGCGGCCAACGGCTTCGGCAAAATGGACCTCTTCGACCTCAAATCGGAGCACACCTACTCCACCAACCGCGCCTACGGCACCGCCAAACTCGCCAACATCCTCTTCACGTCCGAGCTGCACCGCCGCTTCGGCGACCAGGGAATCACGACGGCGGCGTTCCACCCGGGCGTGGTCCGCACCAACTTCGCGGCAGAGTCCACCAGCCCCATGCGGCACGCCTACAAGACGTTGCTCAACCGCTTTATGCTCACCCCGGACCAGGGCGCCGACACCCTCCTCTGGCTCAGCAACGGCACCGCCGGCACCGACTGGATCTCCGGCGCCTACTACGCCAAGCGCGCCCTGGCCAAGGCCAACGCCCAGGCCTACGACGCCGAGCTGGCGCAGGGTTTGTGGGCGGCCAGCGAGGCGCTCGTCGCGCGCTGA
- a CDS encoding TfoX/Sxy family protein, with product MEMAKASDEAKEGFRSVVPDSPEVVVKPMFGNLGAFVNGNMFAGLFGSTIGVKLSDADRQVLESTERTVPFGPAERPMGGYTGLPEVWNAEGDGDDARASAWVEKAFEYVAGLPPKAPKAAKPRK from the coding sequence ATGGAGATGGCCAAAGCGTCCGACGAAGCCAAGGAGGGCTTCCGCTCAGTAGTGCCGGACAGCCCCGAGGTGGTGGTCAAGCCGATGTTCGGCAACCTGGGCGCCTTCGTCAACGGCAACATGTTCGCCGGACTGTTCGGTTCCACGATCGGCGTGAAGCTCTCCGACGCAGACCGGCAGGTGCTCGAAAGCACCGAGCGGACCGTCCCGTTCGGCCCGGCGGAGCGGCCCATGGGCGGATACACCGGGCTGCCGGAGGTGTGGAACGCCGAAGGCGACGGTGACGACGCGCGGGCCAGCGCCTGGGTGGAGAAGGCCTTCGAGTACGTCGCGGGGCTCCCGCCGAAAGCGCCCAAGGCAGCCAAACCCCGCAAGTAG
- a CDS encoding GntP family permease, with the protein MVIEGWTQTLGAGPLLLIAAAAIVALLFLIIKLRMHALVALIVISLATAFATGIPANKVVPVLIDGFGTTLGTVALLVGLGAMLGRIVETSGGAKVLADYLIGVFGEKRAPFALGLASLIFGFPIFFDAGLVVMLPVVFAVAHRLGGGVLRYGLPAAGAFSVMHIFLPPHPGPVSAAAFFDANIGLVLIAGLITAIPTWYVTAYLFGLWTGKKLVLPVPEILGHASAEAESHPPRFRTIIGLLLLPLVLIFINTGLNTLASSGALSEEVKGEQWFQVLRTIGETPVALLIAVLVAVFVLGARRGKDAGAIEKLLESSLGPVCSVILITGAGGMFGGVLRASGIGAALADVLGNLGIPLILAGFLISAILRIAQGSATVALTTTAGLIAPAVATAGLTGMQVAALVIAVAAGSVVVSHVNDSGFWLVGRFFGMDVKTTLRTWTVMETLIGVMGFAIAAVLFLLAGVAG; encoded by the coding sequence ATGGTCATCGAAGGATGGACCCAGACGCTGGGCGCAGGCCCCCTGCTGCTCATCGCCGCGGCAGCGATCGTCGCGTTGCTGTTCCTGATCATCAAGCTGCGGATGCACGCCCTCGTGGCACTGATCGTGATCAGCCTCGCGACCGCATTCGCCACCGGAATCCCCGCCAACAAGGTGGTGCCGGTGCTGATCGACGGCTTCGGGACCACCCTGGGCACCGTGGCGCTCCTCGTGGGCCTGGGCGCCATGCTCGGCCGCATCGTGGAGACCAGCGGCGGCGCCAAGGTGCTGGCCGACTACCTGATCGGCGTGTTCGGCGAAAAGCGTGCCCCCTTCGCCCTGGGCCTCGCCTCCCTGATCTTCGGCTTCCCCATCTTCTTCGACGCCGGCCTGGTGGTTATGCTGCCCGTCGTCTTCGCCGTGGCCCACCGCCTGGGCGGGGGAGTGCTGCGCTACGGCCTCCCCGCCGCCGGTGCGTTCTCCGTGATGCACATCTTCCTGCCGCCGCACCCGGGCCCGGTCTCCGCTGCCGCCTTCTTTGACGCCAATATTGGCCTGGTCCTCATCGCCGGCCTCATCACCGCCATCCCCACCTGGTACGTCACCGCCTACCTGTTCGGGCTGTGGACCGGCAAGAAGCTGGTCCTGCCGGTGCCGGAAATCCTGGGCCACGCCAGCGCCGAGGCCGAGTCCCACCCGCCGCGCTTCCGCACCATCATCGGCCTGCTGCTCCTGCCGCTCGTCCTGATCTTCATCAACACCGGCCTGAACACCCTCGCCTCGTCCGGAGCACTCTCTGAAGAAGTCAAGGGCGAGCAGTGGTTCCAGGTCCTGCGCACCATCGGCGAAACCCCGGTGGCCCTGCTGATCGCAGTCCTGGTGGCCGTGTTTGTCCTGGGCGCCCGCCGCGGCAAGGACGCCGGCGCTATCGAGAAGCTGCTCGAATCCTCGCTGGGCCCGGTCTGTTCGGTCATCCTGATCACCGGCGCCGGCGGCATGTTCGGCGGCGTGCTCCGCGCCTCCGGCATCGGCGCGGCACTTGCCGACGTCCTGGGCAACCTGGGCATCCCGCTGATCCTGGCAGGCTTCCTGATCTCCGCCATCCTGCGTATCGCCCAGGGTTCTGCCACCGTGGCACTGACCACCACCGCTGGCCTCATCGCCCCGGCCGTGGCCACCGCCGGCCTGACCGGCATGCAGGTCGCCGCCCTGGTTATCGCCGTGGCTGCCGGCTCCGTGGTGGTCTCCCACGTCAACGACTCCGGCTTCTGGCTGGTGGGCCGCTTCTTCGGCATGGACGTCAAGACCACCCTGCGGACCTGGACCGTCATGGAAACCCTCATCGGTGTCATGGGCTTCGCCATCGCGGCGGTCCTCTTCCTGCTCGCCGGCGTGGCGGGTTAG
- a CDS encoding gluconokinase: protein MQYPATHLVVMGVAGSGKSTIAAALSQQLGWACAEADEFHPQSNIDKMTQGIPLQDGDRWPWLREIQDWMTANAAAGKSTVLTCSALKQSYRQLLADAQGRVLFIHLDGGADLIGQRMQGREGHFMPSTLLPSQLATLEPLTGNELAAGSRRLDISNSPEEIVAAVLAGLALPAGSAPIARLEPSAS from the coding sequence ATGCAGTATCCAGCCACGCACCTGGTGGTGATGGGCGTTGCCGGTTCCGGCAAGTCCACCATTGCGGCAGCGCTTTCCCAGCAGCTTGGCTGGGCCTGCGCCGAAGCGGACGAGTTCCACCCCCAGTCCAACATCGACAAGATGACCCAGGGCATTCCCCTGCAGGACGGGGACCGCTGGCCCTGGCTGCGGGAAATCCAGGACTGGATGACCGCAAATGCCGCTGCCGGGAAGAGCACAGTGCTCACCTGCTCCGCACTTAAGCAGAGCTACCGGCAGCTGCTCGCCGACGCGCAGGGCCGGGTCCTGTTCATCCACCTCGACGGGGGCGCCGACCTGATCGGCCAGCGCATGCAGGGCCGCGAAGGCCACTTCATGCCGTCCACGCTCCTGCCCAGCCAGCTGGCCACCCTGGAACCGCTGACCGGCAACGAACTCGCCGCCGGCAGCCGCCGCCTGGACATCTCCAACTCCCCGGAGGAGATCGTCGCCGCCGTGCTGGCTGGCCTCGCGCTTCCCGCGGGTTCGGCACCGATCGCCCGCCTGGAGCCCAGCGCCAGCTGA